The following proteins are co-located in the Rhodococcus opacus B4 genome:
- a CDS encoding pyridoxine/pyridoxamine 5'-phosphate oxidase — MPPAPERSSFPDTRAWIRALPALGGRTPAPVDTVPDTPSALFLDWIEEAAQAGVPEPHAAALSTVDADGNPDARFLLLKDVTEQGFWFSGDTRSPKGRDLAVNPVAALSFYWREQGRQVRVRGTVVEGDPALSARDFRERSVTARAVAAASRQSEVLGDPAEYERAVAAAVTRIEADPGYVSETWRAWCIVPDRVEFWQADAGRRHVRRLYRRESDRWVREVLWP, encoded by the coding sequence ATGCCGCCTGCACCCGAACGTTCGTCGTTTCCGGACACCCGCGCGTGGATCCGCGCCCTGCCGGCACTCGGCGGCCGGACACCTGCGCCCGTCGACACAGTGCCGGACACCCCGTCGGCGCTGTTCCTCGACTGGATCGAGGAAGCCGCGCAAGCCGGGGTTCCGGAACCGCACGCCGCTGCGCTGTCGACCGTCGACGCGGACGGCAATCCGGACGCGCGTTTCCTGCTCCTCAAGGACGTCACGGAGCAGGGCTTCTGGTTCTCGGGCGACACCCGTTCGCCGAAGGGTCGTGACCTGGCCGTGAATCCCGTTGCGGCACTGTCGTTCTACTGGCGCGAGCAGGGCAGGCAGGTGCGGGTGCGCGGAACCGTGGTCGAGGGGGATCCGGCACTGTCGGCGCGGGACTTCCGCGAACGGTCGGTCACCGCACGGGCCGTGGCGGCCGCCAGCAGGCAGAGCGAGGTGCTCGGCGATCCCGCCGAGTACGAACGCGCAGTCGCGGCGGCGGTGACCCGCATCGAGGCCGACCCCGGCTACGTGTCGGAGACCTGGCGGGCATGGTGCATCGTCCCGGACCGTGTCGAGTTCTGGCAGGCGGACGCCGGGCGCAGACACGTGCGCCGGCTCTACCGCCGCGAGTCGGACCGGTGGGTCCGTGAGGTGCTGTGGCCCTGA
- a CDS encoding IclR family transcriptional regulator, translating into MVTEDARGAAPESQPVKSAERTIHILETLAASPTRMSLGELQEACKYPRSSLHALLRTLKDLRWIEADESGSRYGIGTHALLTGTSYLDKDSVVSRAAAVLEALRSEVSHTVHFARRDEDSVIYLASRGSKVEVRRMHRVGRKLPCHVTALGQALLAELTTGEVREMLPAKLERFTDNTIVDLDDLVTELGEVRNRGWALEREQGTVGVVCIATVVPYRIPATDALSVSMPAEVASYPGELERIAGVLTRHASAWARELRAEGVR; encoded by the coding sequence ATGGTGACAGAAGACGCGCGTGGGGCGGCCCCGGAATCCCAACCGGTCAAATCCGCCGAACGCACCATCCACATCCTCGAGACGCTCGCCGCGTCGCCGACCCGCATGAGCCTCGGCGAGCTGCAGGAGGCGTGCAAATATCCGCGCTCGAGTCTGCACGCGCTGCTGCGCACGCTCAAGGATCTGCGGTGGATCGAAGCGGACGAGTCGGGTTCCCGTTACGGCATCGGCACCCATGCGCTGCTCACCGGCACGTCGTATCTCGACAAGGATTCGGTCGTGTCGCGGGCCGCGGCGGTGCTCGAGGCGCTCCGGTCGGAAGTCAGCCACACCGTCCACTTCGCGCGACGCGACGAGGACAGCGTCATCTATCTCGCCAGCCGCGGATCGAAGGTCGAGGTTCGGCGGATGCATCGCGTCGGCCGAAAGCTGCCGTGCCACGTCACCGCACTCGGGCAGGCCCTGCTCGCCGAGCTCACCACCGGCGAGGTCCGGGAAATGCTTCCCGCGAAACTCGAGCGCTTCACCGACAACACCATCGTCGACCTCGACGACCTCGTCACCGAACTCGGCGAGGTCCGCAACCGCGGGTGGGCGCTCGAACGGGAACAGGGCACGGTCGGCGTGGTGTGCATCGCCACCGTGGTGCCCTACCGAATCCCCGCCACCGACGCCCTCAGCGTGTCCATGCCCGCCGAGGTCGCGTCGTACCCGGGTGAGCTGGAGCGGATCGCCGGCGTGCTGACGAGGCACGCCTCCGCGTGGGCCCGGGAATTGAGGGCGGAAGGCGTTCGCTGA
- a CDS encoding ABC transporter substrate-binding protein — MTFEKRIHMNRRTLLRSTLVGAAATLVLASCSSETSLPDGALGDPNNAQLTFWDNNAGPDRTPLYEELIRRFEAANPGIDIQYVGLPSDSAQQKYQTALAGGSAPDLGIVSTAYLAPLVAQDAVISLDDFMAASPQRDEYDAGILESARESGGGEHLFGLPYTSNNATLWYRADWFAEAGIEPPDTYDEFFEAAKDLTDKDDGRYGFTIRGGAGSIYPLLQYMFASTGIESFFENGESTLNRPEMVDAIERFAALYDVATPTADVNNGFPQMVASFGGGSVAMMQHNLGSLSNHEKALGDKAGAVALPRNEDGKRTVMTDPFPSYTVFKSSKHQAAAWKFLEFMTSQESQAYWNERVGQIPVNKAARSAPEFASMPSVQAALAALDDPKTVLVTPPDYLPDFGKIVQVQMLGQWQKVLIGQLSAQDFADDFAEKLDRSMAKYVARQGK, encoded by the coding sequence ATGACTTTCGAAAAGAGGATCCACATGAACCGGCGCACGCTCCTGCGCTCCACCCTGGTCGGGGCGGCGGCCACGCTCGTGCTCGCCTCCTGCAGTTCCGAGACCTCGCTGCCCGACGGCGCCCTCGGCGATCCGAACAACGCCCAGCTCACGTTCTGGGACAATAACGCCGGACCGGACCGCACTCCGCTGTACGAGGAGCTCATCCGCCGGTTCGAGGCCGCGAATCCCGGCATCGACATCCAATACGTGGGCCTTCCGTCGGACAGCGCCCAGCAGAAGTACCAGACCGCACTCGCCGGCGGCTCGGCACCGGATCTCGGCATCGTCTCCACCGCCTACCTCGCCCCGCTCGTCGCCCAGGACGCGGTCATCTCACTCGACGACTTCATGGCGGCGTCACCGCAGCGCGACGAGTACGACGCCGGGATTCTCGAGTCGGCACGTGAATCCGGTGGCGGCGAGCATCTGTTCGGTCTCCCCTACACCAGCAACAACGCCACCCTCTGGTACCGCGCCGACTGGTTCGCCGAGGCGGGGATCGAACCGCCGGACACCTACGACGAATTCTTCGAGGCCGCGAAGGATCTGACCGACAAGGACGACGGCCGTTACGGATTCACCATTCGCGGCGGCGCCGGATCGATCTACCCGCTGCTGCAGTACATGTTCGCCAGCACCGGAATCGAGAGCTTCTTCGAGAACGGCGAGTCGACGCTGAACCGTCCCGAGATGGTCGACGCCATCGAGCGCTTCGCCGCGCTCTACGACGTCGCCACCCCGACCGCCGACGTCAACAATGGCTTCCCGCAGATGGTCGCGAGCTTCGGCGGCGGATCGGTGGCGATGATGCAGCACAACCTCGGCTCGCTGAGCAACCACGAGAAGGCACTCGGCGACAAGGCCGGCGCCGTGGCCCTGCCGCGTAACGAAGACGGAAAACGCACCGTCATGACCGACCCGTTCCCGTCCTACACCGTGTTCAAGAGCAGCAAGCACCAGGCCGCGGCGTGGAAGTTCCTCGAGTTCATGACGTCCCAGGAATCGCAGGCGTACTGGAACGAGCGGGTCGGGCAGATCCCGGTCAACAAGGCCGCCCGCTCCGCCCCGGAATTCGCGAGCATGCCGTCGGTGCAGGCCGCGCTCGCGGCGCTGGACGACCCGAAAACCGTGCTGGTCACGCCGCCGGACTACCTGCCCGACTTCGGCAAGATCGTTCAGGTGCAGATGCTCGGCCAATGGCAGAAGGTGCTCATCGGGCAGCTCAGCGCGCAGGACTTCGCCGACGACTTCGCCGAGAAGCTCGATCGCTCCATGGCCAAGTACGTTGCCCGCCAGGGCAAATAA
- a CDS encoding enolase C-terminal domain-like protein, producing the protein MSSVITEVAVQVFKTEARTSVDSYGHRHPGPSVPTTGALLRITDSDGVSGYVLGKPNYLRQDQVEQHFRPVLIGSDPLAREAADKKWAIRQRTRAVELPEHTCSYLDQALWDLAGNKFDTPVWKLLGGARTEVKAYASTMCGDDIDGGLATPEDYANFAVELKKRGYQGIKLHTWMPPLPGSPSLSRDIDACAAVRDAVGEDFSLMLDGYHWYSRTDALRLGRELDRLKFDWFEEPMDEFSLRSYKWLADQIDTPVIGPETTPGRHRSRADWIANDACDILRVGAMNGGGITPALKTMHMAEGFGLECEIHGNGAPNLALVGAANNVQWYERGLLHPHVDYDWVPPHLKSIVDPVDENGMVAMPQRPGLGEDIDLDYIAANLVAEY; encoded by the coding sequence ATGTCCAGCGTGATCACAGAAGTCGCCGTGCAGGTTTTCAAGACGGAGGCACGCACCTCGGTCGACTCGTACGGTCATCGCCATCCCGGTCCGTCCGTGCCCACGACCGGGGCGCTCCTGCGGATCACCGACTCCGACGGCGTCAGCGGGTACGTCCTGGGCAAGCCGAACTACCTTCGGCAGGACCAGGTGGAGCAGCATTTCCGGCCCGTCCTGATCGGCTCCGACCCGCTGGCGCGGGAAGCGGCGGACAAGAAGTGGGCGATCCGGCAGCGCACCCGGGCGGTCGAGCTTCCCGAACACACGTGCAGCTACCTGGACCAGGCGCTCTGGGACCTCGCGGGCAACAAGTTCGACACCCCCGTATGGAAACTGCTCGGCGGCGCGCGCACCGAGGTCAAGGCGTATGCCAGCACCATGTGCGGTGACGACATCGACGGCGGCCTCGCCACCCCGGAGGATTACGCGAACTTCGCCGTCGAGCTGAAAAAGCGTGGCTACCAGGGCATCAAACTGCACACCTGGATGCCTCCGCTTCCGGGCTCGCCCAGCCTGAGCCGGGACATCGACGCGTGCGCCGCGGTTCGCGACGCCGTCGGCGAAGACTTTTCGCTGATGCTCGACGGGTACCACTGGTACTCACGCACCGATGCCCTGAGACTCGGGCGTGAACTGGACCGGCTGAAGTTCGACTGGTTCGAGGAGCCGATGGACGAGTTCTCGCTGCGCTCGTACAAGTGGCTCGCCGACCAGATCGACACCCCGGTGATCGGACCCGAAACGACGCCGGGCAGGCACCGGTCCCGTGCCGACTGGATCGCGAACGACGCGTGCGACATCCTGCGCGTCGGCGCCATGAACGGCGGTGGCATCACGCCTGCTCTGAAGACGATGCACATGGCCGAGGGCTTCGGCCTCGAGTGCGAGATCCACGGCAACGGCGCCCCCAACCTCGCGCTCGTCGGCGCCGCCAACAACGTCCAGTGGTACGAGCGCGGCCTTCTGCACCCGCACGTCGACTACGACTGGGTGCCGCCGCACCTGAAGTCCATCGTCGACCCCGTCGACGAGAACGGCATGGTGGCGATGCCGCAGCGACCGGGCCTCGGCGAGGACATCGATCTCGACTACATCGCGGCCAACCTCGTCGCGGAGTACTGA